The proteins below come from a single Argentina anserina chromosome 1, drPotAnse1.1, whole genome shotgun sequence genomic window:
- the LOC126789524 gene encoding uncharacterized protein LOC126789524 produces the protein MASFEGRVSYPSFPKIEKSNTQFHFADDDFIDAEWPVHEGGGGAAYPSVSKAEKQDYSYPFPPEFESFGDGAGYDSGQEQCDSVVDDGLPEVNLRNVLAGMIAIVTGQNKAAPSGSLEQQQQPSSGVSFLGAEKNGDTYLHSSVYTPSAPPLFEPAAFNYSAYKEVLEAEPPEWLPDSSSTVCMQCTSPFTALTRGRHHCRFCGGIFCRACSKGRCLLPVKFRERNPQRVCDACYDRLDPLQGILIHSISNAAQAAKQDVMDWTCTRGWLNLPIGFSMEQEIYKSTNTLRSYSQVSRLNPERSIPLAVLKGAKGLAILTVAKAGVLLSYKLGTGLVVSRRSDGSWSAPSAICSVGLGWGAQIGGELMDFIIVLHDLKAVKTFCSRMHFSLGAGCSAAAGPIGRVLEADMRAGDRGSGMCYTYSCSKGAFIGVSLEGNIVATRMDTNLQFYGDPYLTTNDILLGTVERPKAAEPLYGALQSLYSSLQS, from the exons ATGGCGAGTTTCGAGGGTAGGGTTTCCTATCCGTCCTTTCCTAAGATAGAGAAAAGCAACACCCAATTCCACTTTGCTGATGATGACTTCATCGATGCCGAATGGCCTGTGCACGAAGGCGGCGGCGGTGCGGCCTACCCGTCAGTTTCGAAAGCTGAGAAGCAGGATTATTCGTATCCATTTCCCCCGGAATTCGAAAGCTTTGGTGATGGAGCCGGGTATGATTCCGGCCAGGAGCAATGTGATTCGGTTGTGGATGATGGGCTGCCGGAGGTGAACTTGAGGAATGTGTTGGCTGGGATGATTGCGATTGTGACTGGCCAGAACAAAGCTGCTCCCAGTGGATCACTggaacagcagcagcagcctaGTTCGGGTGTTTCATTTCTTGGCGCGGAGAAGAATGGTGATACCTACTTGCATTCGTCAGTATACACGCCCAGTGCCCCTCCCCTTTTTGAGCCAGCTGCGTTTAATTATAGTGCGTACAAGGAGGTTTTGGAGGCTGAACCACCTGAATGGCTTCCTGATAGTTCGAGTACTGTTTGCATGCAGTGCACTTCTCCTTTCACTGCCTTAACTCGTGGGAGGCATCATTGCCGGTTCTGTGGCGGGATTTTCTGCAGAGCGTGTAGTAAAGGAAGGTGTTTGTTGCCTGTCAAGTTTAGGGAGAGGAATCCACAGAGGGTCTGTGATGCCTGCTATGACAGGTTGGATCCTTTGCAGGGTATTCTTATTCATAGCATTAGCAATGCTGCACAAGCCGCAAAGCAAGATGTCATGGATTGGACATGTACAAGAGGATGGTTAAATCTCCCTATCGGTTTCTCCATGGAACAAGAGATATACAAATCAACAAACACATTGAGAAGTTACTCCCAG GTTTCAAGGCTGAATCCGGAGAGGTCCATACCCTTGGCTGTTCTCAAAGGAGCCAAAGGCCTGGCAATCCTAACCGTTGCTAAAGCTGGTGTACTACTTTCTTACAAACTTGGTACTGGTTTGGTGGTTTCTCGAAGGTCAGATGGATCATGGTCTGCTCCATCAGCTATATGTTCTGTTGGCTTAGGATGGGGTGCGCAG ATTGGGGGTGAGCTCATGGACTTCATCATTGTCCTTCATGATTTAAAAGCTGTGAAAACGTTTTGCAGTCGCATGCATTTCTCTCTGGGTGCCGGGTGCAGTGCTGCAGCAGGGCCGATTGGTAGAGTGCTGGAAGCAGATATGCGTGCTGGAGACAGGGGTTCTGGAATGTGCTATACGTACAGTTGTAGCAAAG GCGCATTTATAGGAGTGTCATTAGAAGGAAACATTGTTGCCACAAGGATGGATACAAATCTTCAATTTTATGGTGACCCTTACCTGACAACTAATGATATACTCCTTGGGACAGTGGAAAGACCAAAGGCTGCAGAACCCCTGTACGGGGCTCTTCAATCCCTTTATTCCAGTCTACAGTCCTAG
- the LOC126798601 gene encoding E3 ubiquitin-protein ligase RSL1-like codes for MNGEASNSKKDPVFCEICAEDKSANDLFGFQKCSHSYCRDCIKNYVVSKLQENVTSISCPVPDCKGSLEPEHCQSILPSEVFDRWLSALCEALVLESEKFYCPFKDCSALLIDDGEEIVRESECPHCKRVFCAQCKVSWHAGIDCAEYQNLNENEKENEDNLLRNLAHEKKWRRCTNCKYYVEKSDGCSYMKCRCGYAFCYNCGVTAPLDSHTATCPSCNQ; via the exons ATGAATGGGGAAGCTTCCAACTCGAAGAAGGATCCGGTTTTTTGTGAGATTTGCGCTGAGGACAAGTCTGCAAACGACTTGTTTGGGTTTCAAAAATGCAGCCATTCTTACTGTAGGGACTGCATAAAGAATTATGTGGTTTCCAAGCTTCAGGAGAACGTTACAAGCATTAGCTGTCCTGTTCCTGATTGCAAAGGATCGCTAGAGCCGGAGCACTGCCAGTCAATTCTCCCTTCAGAAGTCTTCGATAGGTGGTTAAGTGCTTTGTGTGAAGCCTTGGTTCTTGAGTCTGAAAAGTTTTACTGTCCCTTTAAGGATTGCTCAGCTCTGTTAATTGATGATGGGGAAGAGATTGTACGAGAATCGGAGTGCCCACATTGTAAAAGAGTGTTCTGTGCCCAGTGTAAGGTCTCTTGGCATGCCGGGATAGACTGCGCAGAGTATCAGAACTTGAATGAAAATGAGAAGGAAAATGAAGATAATTTATTGAGGAACCTTGCTCACGAGAAAAAGTGGAGGAGGTGTACAAATTGCAAGTACTATGTTGAAAAATCTGATGGTTGCTCTTACATGAAATGCAG ATGTGGATATGCCTTCTGTTACAACTGTGGTGTAACAGCTCCCCTAGATTCTCATACCGCTACTTGTCCAAGCTGTAACCAGTAA
- the LOC126794161 gene encoding E3 ubiquitin-protein ligase RSL1-like has protein sequence MENLVICVLSQLIDLEDPFNPEACNDHFYCPECIVEFVKDNLAKNVTSMNCREPGCCGVLDPEYCRPILPSEIYDRWGKALCEDVIMGSEKSTCSYFQCPFADCSVLLIHDVQDQNDEINQSQCPNCKRIVCTKCKVPWHNNFDCDQFQRLRY, from the coding sequence ATGGAAAATCTTGTGATATGTGTGTTAAGCCAACTCATCGATCTGGAAGATCCATTCAACCCTGAGGCTTGCAACGACCATTTCTACTGTCCGGAATGCATCGTGGAATTTGTGAAGGATAACCTTGCAAAAAATGTCACCTCCATGAATTGCCGTGAACCAGGCTGCTGTGGAGTGTTAGACCCCGAGTATTGCCGTCCAATCCTCCCAAGCGAAATCTATGACCGCTGGGGAAAAGCTTTATGTGAAGATGTGATCATGGGGTCTGAAAAAAGCACTTGCAGCTACTTCCAATGTCCCTTTGCAGATTGCTCGGTGCTGCTGATTCATGACGTACAGGATCAGAATGATGAAATCAATCAGTCTCAGTGTCCTAACTGCAAGAGAATAGTCTGCACCAAGTGTAAGGTTCCATGGCATAACAACTTTGATTGCGACCAGTTTCAGAGGCTGCGTTACTAG
- the LOC126794141 gene encoding E3 ubiquitin-protein ligase RSL1-like, with the protein MLTTSKPSHPHPPPIPILTIIDGADVIFPPLRPSSAAIAPQNIPSPSQATPKPAALIDLSDEPSDNSDDEIRVLRFKPTRTHFKRRRVNSFSVAGSVSEPGQSSSDSPLTDYPPFVCEICADEKHGYQSFPIENCRHVYCSDCVISYIDSKLQENEPTIRCPVPNCPGLLEREYCRSVLPAAVFDRWGKAMCDAVILGSEKFYCPYQDCSVLMINDGEAAVRESQCPHCSRMFCARCKVAWHVGMNCAVFQSLSAEERGNEDVMLRNLAQSQNWRRCPSCKFYVERSFGCSYMKCRCGYAFCYSCGVQALTHTGTCRSCRK; encoded by the exons ATGCTCACCACCTCCAAACCCTCCCACCCTCACCCGCCCCCTATTCCAATCCTCACCATCATCGACGGCGCTGACGTCATCTTCCCTCCACTCCGCCCCAGTTCCGCCGCGATCGCCCCCCAAAACATTCCTTCTCCCTCCCAAGCAACCCCCAAACCCGCCGCCTTGATCGACCTCTCTGACGAACCCTCCGACAACTCCGACGACGAGATTCGCGTCCTCCGCTTCAAGCCCACCAGAACCCACTTCAAAAGGCGCCGGGTCAACTCGTTTTCCGTAGCCGGGTCGGTGTCCGAACCCGGCCAGTCCTCATCGGATTCCCCACTCACCGACTACCCCCCATTCGTCTGCGAAATCTGCGCCGACGAAAAGCACGGCTACCAGTCCTTCCCCATCGAGAATTGCCGCCACGTGTACTGCTCCGATTGCGTCATCAGCTACATCGACTCCAAGCTCCAAGAGAACGAGCCCACCATCCGCTGCCCTGTTCCCAACTGCCCGGGCCTCCTCGAACGTGAGTACTGCCGCTCCGTTTTACCCGCCGCGGTGTTCGACCGTTGGGGGAAGGCCATGTGCGACGCCGTGATTCTCGGGTCGGAGAAGTTCTACTGTCCGTATCAGGACTGCTCTGTTTTGATGATCAATGATGGGGAGGCGGCGGTGAGGGAGTCGCAGTGCCCGCATTGTTCGAGGATGTTCTGCGCGCGGTGTAAGGTTGCGTGGCACGTCGGGATGAATTGCGCCGTGTTTCAGAGCCTGAGTGCGGAGGAGAGAGGAAATGAGGATGTTATGCTGAGGAACTTGGCGCAGAGCCAGAACTGGAGGAGGTGTCCGAGTTGTAAGTTCTATGTGGAGAGGAGTTTTGGGTGCTCCTACATGAAATGCAG GTGTGGATATGCATTCTGTTACAGTTGTGGAGTGCAGGCTCTAACTCACACGGGTACCTGTCGAAGCTGTCGTAAGTAA
- the LOC126785344 gene encoding suppressor of mec-8 and unc-52 protein homolog 2 isoform X2: MKSSKKHYKDKVVRRKEEKPEQPEVPKYRDRAKERRKDEKNPENDPNELGTFHAVAPPGNVDLGAADVHKLSIEKSKYLGGDVEHTHLVKGLDYALLNKVRSEMDKKPDAGDEADAKSRTSKEDHKVSFRTTTAKSVYQWIVKPHTVTKTNEMFLPGRLSFIFNMEGGYTHDIPTTLHRSKADCPQPEEMATVSFDGAVLEKVSASMSYLRVGSSGKSAKKKKKGKDAKGKISVGNGFVEADKLSKPDIGVVKNETKREILPPPPPLPRNTNIDSKEKQGPTVARADEDDIFVGDGVDYAIPGEDLTQSPLSEDMEESPRNREKVSYFDEPAYGPVQPYGLPNEWQETNGSDANAQQPMVGPYPGEWQEYPYAEQMAYPEQYLQPNMEGYDVQEGLAIQDPRFMTQEEKDRGLGSVFKRDDQRLQQLREKDSREKDPNFISESYSECYPGYQEYNREVVDSDDEDDLSKMDMGGRAKGRLHRWDFETEEEWATYNEQKEAMPKAAFQFGVKMQDGRKTRKQNKDQKISNDLNRINKILARKKSEKDGDDGGGQYDEDVQPGKKLRV; the protein is encoded by the exons ATGAAGTCCTCAAAGAAACACTACAAGGACAAAGTCGTTCGCCGCAA AGAGGAGAAGCCAGAGCAACCGGAGGTGCCGAAATACCGAGACAGAGCTAAGGAGAGaaggaaagatgaaaagaacCCTGAGAATGATCCAAATGAGTTGGGGACTTTTCATGCCGTTGCGCCGCCGGGGAATGTGGATCTTGG GGCAGCTGATGTGCATAAGTTGTCGATCGAGAAGAGCAAGTATCTTGGAG GTGATGTGGAACACACGCATTTGGTCAAAGGATTGGATTATGCATTACTTAACAAAGTAAGAAGTGAGATGGATAAAAAGCCAGATGCTGGAGATGAGGCTGATGCAAAATCCAG AACATCCAAGGAAGACCATAAGGTGTCATTTCGAACGACAACTGCAAAG TCGGTATATCAATGGATAGTCAAGCCCCATACCGTTACTAAAACCAATGAGATGTTCCTTCCTGGTAGATTGTCATTCATTTTTAACATG GAGGGTGGATACACTCACGACATTCCTACGACTCTGCATAGAAGTAAAGCCGACTGTCCACAGCCTGAG GAAATGGCAACTGTAAGTTTTGATGGTGCTGTACTTGAAAAAGTATCTGCAAGTATGTCATATCTTCGTGTTGGATCTTCTGGGAAGAgtgccaagaagaaaaagaagggtAAAGATGCAAAAG GAAAGATTTCAGTTGGTAACGGATTTGTGGAAGCAGATAAGCTCTCGAAGCCTGATATTGGGGTTGTGAAGAATGAAACTAAAAGAGAGATTTTGCCCCCACCTCCGCCTCTTCCCAGGAACACTAATAtagattcaaaagaaaaacaaggcCCCACTGTTGCACGAGCAGATGAGGATGACATTTTTGTAGGTGATGGTGTTGACTATGCTATTCCTGGTGAAGATTTGACCCAAAGCCCTCTTTCTGAGGACATGGAAGAGTCTCCAAGGAACAGAGAAAAAGTTTCTTATTTTGATGAACCTGCCTATGGTCCTGTCCAACCCTATGGGCTGCCGAATGAATGGCAAGAAACA AATGGATCTGATGCGAACGCACAACAACCAATGGTTGGTCCCTACCCAGGAGAGTGGCAGGAATACCCATATGCCGAGCAAATGGCCTATCCTGAACAGTACCTCCAGCCAAATATGGAGGGTTACGATGTTCAAGAAGGTCTAGCTATACAAGATCCGCGGTTTATGACTCAAGAAGAGAAGGATAGGGGCTTAGGATCTGTGTTTAAGCGGGATGACCAAAGACTTCAACAATTGAGGGAGAAAGATTCTCGAGAAAAGGATCCAAACTTTATCTCAGAGAGTTATTCTGAATGTTATCCGGGCTATCAAGAATATAATCGCGAGGTTGTTGACagtgatgatgaggatgactTGTCAAAAATGGATATGGGTGGACGA GCAAAGGGCCGTCTTCACCGGTGGGACTTTGAGACGGAAGAAGAATGGGCAACATACAATGAACAGAAGGAAGCTATGCCGAAGGCGGCATTCCAGTTTGGTGTGAAGATGCAAGATGGTCGAAAGACACGAAAGCAAAACAAGGACCAGAAGATCAGTAATGATCTGAACAGGATCAACAAGATACTTGCTAGAAAGAAGTCAGAGAAGGATggagatgatggtggtggcCAGTACGATGAAGATGTACAGCCTGGCAAGAAACTTCGAGTTTAG
- the LOC126785344 gene encoding suppressor of mec-8 and unc-52 protein homolog 2 isoform X1, whose protein sequence is MKSSKKHYKDKVVRRKEEKPEQPEVPKYRDRAKERRKDEKNPENDPNELGTFHAVAPPGNVDLGAADVHKLSIEKSKYLGGDVEHTHLVKGLDYALLNKVRSEMDKKPDAGDEADAKSRTSKEDHKVSFRTTTAKSVYQWIVKPHTVTKTNEMFLPGRLSFIFNMEGGYTHDIPTTLHRSKADCPQPEEMATVSFDGAVLEKVSASMSYLRVGSSGKSAKKKKKGKDAKVTGKISVGNGFVEADKLSKPDIGVVKNETKREILPPPPPLPRNTNIDSKEKQGPTVARADEDDIFVGDGVDYAIPGEDLTQSPLSEDMEESPRNREKVSYFDEPAYGPVQPYGLPNEWQETNGSDANAQQPMVGPYPGEWQEYPYAEQMAYPEQYLQPNMEGYDVQEGLAIQDPRFMTQEEKDRGLGSVFKRDDQRLQQLREKDSREKDPNFISESYSECYPGYQEYNREVVDSDDEDDLSKMDMGGRAKGRLHRWDFETEEEWATYNEQKEAMPKAAFQFGVKMQDGRKTRKQNKDQKISNDLNRINKILARKKSEKDGDDGGGQYDEDVQPGKKLRV, encoded by the exons ATGAAGTCCTCAAAGAAACACTACAAGGACAAAGTCGTTCGCCGCAA AGAGGAGAAGCCAGAGCAACCGGAGGTGCCGAAATACCGAGACAGAGCTAAGGAGAGaaggaaagatgaaaagaacCCTGAGAATGATCCAAATGAGTTGGGGACTTTTCATGCCGTTGCGCCGCCGGGGAATGTGGATCTTGG GGCAGCTGATGTGCATAAGTTGTCGATCGAGAAGAGCAAGTATCTTGGAG GTGATGTGGAACACACGCATTTGGTCAAAGGATTGGATTATGCATTACTTAACAAAGTAAGAAGTGAGATGGATAAAAAGCCAGATGCTGGAGATGAGGCTGATGCAAAATCCAG AACATCCAAGGAAGACCATAAGGTGTCATTTCGAACGACAACTGCAAAG TCGGTATATCAATGGATAGTCAAGCCCCATACCGTTACTAAAACCAATGAGATGTTCCTTCCTGGTAGATTGTCATTCATTTTTAACATG GAGGGTGGATACACTCACGACATTCCTACGACTCTGCATAGAAGTAAAGCCGACTGTCCACAGCCTGAG GAAATGGCAACTGTAAGTTTTGATGGTGCTGTACTTGAAAAAGTATCTGCAAGTATGTCATATCTTCGTGTTGGATCTTCTGGGAAGAgtgccaagaagaaaaagaagggtAAAGATGCAAAAG ttACAGGAAAGATTTCAGTTGGTAACGGATTTGTGGAAGCAGATAAGCTCTCGAAGCCTGATATTGGGGTTGTGAAGAATGAAACTAAAAGAGAGATTTTGCCCCCACCTCCGCCTCTTCCCAGGAACACTAATAtagattcaaaagaaaaacaaggcCCCACTGTTGCACGAGCAGATGAGGATGACATTTTTGTAGGTGATGGTGTTGACTATGCTATTCCTGGTGAAGATTTGACCCAAAGCCCTCTTTCTGAGGACATGGAAGAGTCTCCAAGGAACAGAGAAAAAGTTTCTTATTTTGATGAACCTGCCTATGGTCCTGTCCAACCCTATGGGCTGCCGAATGAATGGCAAGAAACA AATGGATCTGATGCGAACGCACAACAACCAATGGTTGGTCCCTACCCAGGAGAGTGGCAGGAATACCCATATGCCGAGCAAATGGCCTATCCTGAACAGTACCTCCAGCCAAATATGGAGGGTTACGATGTTCAAGAAGGTCTAGCTATACAAGATCCGCGGTTTATGACTCAAGAAGAGAAGGATAGGGGCTTAGGATCTGTGTTTAAGCGGGATGACCAAAGACTTCAACAATTGAGGGAGAAAGATTCTCGAGAAAAGGATCCAAACTTTATCTCAGAGAGTTATTCTGAATGTTATCCGGGCTATCAAGAATATAATCGCGAGGTTGTTGACagtgatgatgaggatgactTGTCAAAAATGGATATGGGTGGACGA GCAAAGGGCCGTCTTCACCGGTGGGACTTTGAGACGGAAGAAGAATGGGCAACATACAATGAACAGAAGGAAGCTATGCCGAAGGCGGCATTCCAGTTTGGTGTGAAGATGCAAGATGGTCGAAAGACACGAAAGCAAAACAAGGACCAGAAGATCAGTAATGATCTGAACAGGATCAACAAGATACTTGCTAGAAAGAAGTCAGAGAAGGATggagatgatggtggtggcCAGTACGATGAAGATGTACAGCCTGGCAAGAAACTTCGAGTTTAG
- the LOC126796330 gene encoding GDSL esterase/lipase 1-like, with amino-acid sequence MITVVMMSSCHGAFVTDPELDTSTTITTTSGRVALFVFGDSTVDPGNNNYITTIPENQAHYKPYGQNDFFDHPTGRFSDGRVIVDYIAEYAKLPIIPPFLGPTIDYTNGVNFASGGAGVLPETNQGLAIDLPTQLRYFEEVQKRLTKKLGEEKAKEVISEAVYFFSIGSNDYMAGYLGNQKMQEQYNPEQYVGMVIGNLTQAIQVLYEKGGRKFGFLRLAPLGCLPFFRAVNLRATRGGRGCFEGASALALAHNDAFNNVLANIGYVLKEFKYCSSNFYDWLQERIDHPNKYGFKDGINACCGSGPYGGSFTCGGTKEDKDYQLCNNADNYIWFDSIHVTERIHEQLAKGLWNGPPSSVGPYNLESLFFEKEKLTIGGILDKPEADQFMSF; translated from the exons ATGATCACAGTTGTGATGATGAGTAGCTGCCATGGAGCATTTGTTACAGACCCGGAATTGGATACTAGCACTACTATTACTACTACTAGTGGTAGAGTTGCCTTGTTCGTTTTCGGGGACTCGACTGTGGACCCCGGCAACAACAACTACATCACAACCATCCCGGAAAACCAGGCACATTACAAGCCTTACGGCCAGAACGACTTCTTCGACCACCCCACCGGACGTTTCTCCGATGGTCGTGTCATTGTAGACTATATAG CGGAGTATGCAAAGCTGCCAATAATCCCTCCATTCTTGGGACCAACTATTGATTATACCAATGGTGTGAACTTTGCGTCGGGTGGAGCTGGTGTTCTTCCGGAAACCAATCAAGGATTG GCGATTGATCTTCCGACACAATTGAGATACTTTGAAGAGGTGCAAAAACGATTGACAAAAAAGCTGGGAGAAGAGAAAGCAAAGGAAGTGATATCAGAAGCAGTGTATTTCTTTAGTATTGGAAGCAATGACTATATGGCCGGTTACTTAGGTAATCAAAAAATGCAGGAACAATATAATCCTGAACAGTATGTGGGAATGGTGATCGGAAATTTGACGCAGGCAATCCAA GTGTTGTATGAGAAAGGCGGTAGGAAATTTGGTTTCTTGAGGTTGGCTCCGCTTGGTTGCTTGCCTTTCTTTAGGGCTGTGAACCTCAGAGCCACGAGAGGCGGAAGGGGCTGTTTTGAAGGAGCTTCTGCTCTTGCACTAGCTCATAACGATGCATTTAATAATGTGCTCGCAAACATTGGATATGTGCTCAAAGAGTTCAAGTACTGCAGCTCCAATTTCTATGATTGGCTTCAGGAAAGAATAGATCATCCTAACAAATATG GTTTCAAGGATGGAATCAATGCTTGCTGCGGAAGCGGACCATATGGAGGCTCGTTCACCTGCGGAGGCACAAAGGAGGATAAAGATTACCAGTTATGTAACAATGCTGATAATTATATATGGTTTGACTCTATCCATGTAACAGAGAGGATCCATGAGCAACTTGCAAAGGGTCTGTGGAATGGACCACCTTCTTCTGTCGGGCCATATAACCTAGAAAGTCTCTTCTTTGAGAAGGAGAAGCTCACCATAGGCGGCATACTTGATAAACCAGAAGCGGATCAGTTCATGTCCTTCTAA